The nucleotide sequence AGAAATCGCTGGAGCCCGTCGAGAGGATCACGCTCCTTGCAGAAGAGATAAGCTTGGAGAAGCTTGACAGGAGACTGAACTTGACTCTTCCCAACGATGAACTCGGTCATCTTGCGAGTACCTTTGATGGAATGCTCGCGAGGCTTGAGGAGTCGGTCAATAAGCAGAGGCAGTTTACTTCAGATGCAGCTCATGAGCTGAGAACACCCTTGACCGCGATTCGAAGCATAGTGGATGTAACACTTCACAGAGACAGAGAATCCGATGAGTACGTGAACGCTCTTATCCAGATTGAGAACGAAATCGTTCGGTTAACCTCTATTATCGATGACCTTCTAGTAATTACCCGGCTCGAGAATAGTTTTCCAAAAGGGGATTGTGATGTCTTTCCTGCAAGCGTCATGATCGATGATGTACTTGAGACGATAAAAGTGCTTGCGGACGAAAAGAATATTGAAATCACAAAGTACTGCCCGGATGACCTGGAGATAACAGGTAATCGGAAACATCTTTCAAGAGCGCTTTTCAATCTTGTTGACAATGCAATAAAATACACGCCGATGGGCGGCCGTGTTCGAATAACTGCTGGCTGCAATCATTCGCAGGGACAGATAGAGATAATTGTTGAAGATAACGGCATCGGTATACAGTCCGAGGAAATCGACAGAATTTTCGATAGATTCTACAGAGTTGATAAGGCAAGGTCGCAGACCAGGGGCACAGGTTTAGGTTTATCTATCGCCTGGGAAATTGTCAAGGCTCATGAAGGCCTCATATCTGTGGATAGTACCCCTGGAGAAGGATCGATCTTCAAGATCACTCTTCCTTCAAAGATTAAAAAACTCTAATCCAGGTCTAATTCTTCTCTAATGTACGGATTCTATATTTATCCCGAAGAGCGATAGATGGTTCATATAGATGTGATCCCCGTACACAGATGTAGATCAAGAAAGAAGGAAAGAGGAGCCTGAATAGCAAAGCAAGCTACTCCGGTAAAGCGATAGTGAATCGGGCTCCTATATTTAAGAGCAAGACGCCCTTTTCATCATCCCCAAAACAGAAGCCAGGAATCTGGCTTCTGTTCTTACTCTCTGTCTGCAATCGCGACAGACATTTTTGAAAGAATCCTCACCAATCCCTCGCCCTGAAGAAAGTTCAGGATATCGAAGAGTTCATATCTCATCATATTAAGCTCTCCAGCGAGAGAATCTATATTCAAATATATATCCGGGTCACCTGAGGTCAGCTCGTTTATTCTGGCGAGAACCAGCTGTCTTGCCTTATCTTTTTCGGGTATCCCGTTGCCTTCTACCTCCATTATGCCTTTGTGAGTAATCCTTCCCATTCTAAACGGTTTGATTTCGATCAGTTCCTCTTCACCAAGAGTTCTCAGAGCTTCATTAAGCTCATCAGGATAAGAGCCGCACTCTCTTATAAGCTCATCGACCGAAAAATATCTCTTCTCTCTCCCCATAACCTTCCCGTAAATCTTCTCGAGAAGTGCCAGTTGGTATGCGGAAATGCTCATCTCAATACCTTTTTGGTTTCCCGACTGGAGCCATGTAGATAGCGAACTCATCATCGCCGTCAAGACCAATCAACTTGTCGATTCTGGTCTGGTCATAGGCAGCGATAGCGCAAGTACCAAGATTAAGCGCTTCGCATGCCAAATATAGATTTTGACATATGTGACCCGCATCCAGAAGAATCGGTTTATA is from Mesotoga infera and encodes:
- a CDS encoding methyltransferase, translated to MGRITHKGIMEVEGNGIPEKDKARQLVLARINELTSGDPDIYLNIDSLAGELNMMRYELFDILNFLQGEGLVRILSKMSVAIADRE
- a CDS encoding HAMP domain-containing protein, whose protein sequence is KLTLWYVFFLGIILLAFSVSIYIILSAQLHSEADSSLRIVSSQLLANIEIVQNYPLFKKTVEMESLTNRLLAEGFVVRLMDSSGDIVEGFGPFGILKASIELSDRQFTSISTSVGVWRIFTLQIGQWGWIQVGESLSSVRVALFRLSRLMMLIGPTIIILAVLGGFYMAKKSLEPVERITLLAEEISLEKLDRRLNLTLPNDELGHLASTFDGMLARLEESVNKQRQFTSDAAHELRTPLTAIRSIVDVTLHRDRESDEYVNALIQIENEIVRLTSIIDDLLVITRLENSFPKGDCDVFPASVMIDDVLETIKVLADEKNIEITKYCPDDLEITGNRKHLSRALFNLVDNAIKYTPMGGRVRITAGCNHSQGQIEIIVEDNGIGIQSEEIDRIFDRFYRVDKARSQTRGTGLGLSIAWEIVKAHEGLISVDSTPGEGSIFKITLPSKIKKL